Proteins encoded within one genomic window of Alosa alosa isolate M-15738 ecotype Scorff River chromosome 24, AALO_Geno_1.1, whole genome shotgun sequence:
- the LOC125289323 gene encoding topoisomerase 1-associated factor 1-like: MAMERGCLMDYKGKNLDEIEIDPNETIPEESDHSESELTGEELSPPSTSYLPSAAKKRTSKKKQCMQSEDESEDPGSAAKKRTSKKKHCMQSEDESEDPGSATKKRTSKMKSQSKCDEMNSDVPDAASKTSCRKRRPWSQEEICC, encoded by the exons ATGGCCATGGAAAGAGGGTGCTTAATGGACTACAAAGGAAAGAATTTagatgaaattgaaattgatccCAATG AAACAATTCCAGAGGAGAGTGACCATTCAGAAAGCGAACTGACGGGCGAAGAACTAAGCCCACCTTCTACATCCTACCTACCTTCAGCTGCTAAGAAAC GAACTTCAAAGAAGAAACAGTGCATGCAATCAGAGGACGAGTCCGAGGATCCAGGTTCAGCTGCTAAGAAAC GCACTTCAAAGAAGAAACACTGCATGCAGTCAGAGGACGAGTCCGAGGATCCAGGTTCAGCTACTAAGAAAC gcACATCAAAGATGAAGAGCCAAAGTAAATGTGATGAAATGAACTCCGATGTTCCAGATGCAGCATCCAAGACAT CCTGCCGCAAGAGAAGACCATGGAGTCAAGAAGAAATCTGCTGTTGA